A single genomic interval of Nitrospinota bacterium harbors:
- a CDS encoding PilZ domain-containing protein gives MDQKRNYVRVDDYLPFEYTLLEKDEFEKIKKDYIAKTKAINKMMDTLTTSVLRDIIDKIEEKEVVSDIDSVLMSMLINFDKKLDLIIDLLDQKGERKKRLKEKTKKISLSGGGIKFLTDNEFKRGDILELRIDLPLIPPVAIPALGEVARSEKTGDKEGGFKTAIKFKVIQEEDRDKIIHYVFQKQRELLRAKKEEQSEE, from the coding sequence ATGGATCAAAAGAGAAATTATGTAAGAGTAGATGATTATCTTCCTTTTGAATATACTTTATTAGAAAAAGATGAGTTTGAGAAGATTAAAAAGGATTACATTGCAAAAACAAAGGCTATCAATAAAATGATGGATACGTTAACAACGTCTGTACTTAGAGATATCATAGATAAAATAGAAGAAAAGGAAGTGGTTTCAGATATTGATTCTGTTTTAATGTCGATGCTGATTAATTTTGATAAAAAGCTTGATTTAATTATTGATCTTTTAGACCAAAAAGGAGAGAGGAAAAAAAGACTAAAAGAAAAGACAAAAAAAATTAGTTTAAGCGGTGGAGGAATAAAATTTTTAACAGATAATGAGTTTAAAAGAGGTGATATTTTAGAACTAAGAATAGACCTTCCTTTGATTCCTCCTGTGGCTATCCCTGCGTTAGGAGAAGTAGCCAGGAGTGAAAAAACTGGGGATAAAGAGGGAGGTTTTAAGACGGCTATAAAATTTAAAGTGATACAAGAAGAAGATAGGGATAAGATTATTCATTATGTTTTTCAGAAACAAAGAGAGCTTTTAAGGGCCAAAAAGGAAGAACAGTCAGAAGAATAG